The sequence below is a genomic window from Halosolutus gelatinilyticus.
GGATCGTCGAAATCAGCGACGAACTGCCCAACGGCGTCCTGATCGCGTTGGTGAGTCGGGACGGGGAGAGCGAGGTCCCCGACCCGGAGCTCACGCTCAAACTCGGCGATCACGTCACCCTTCTGGGTCGAACCGAGGCGGTTCACGAAACGCTCGACCGGTGGCATCCACACGACTGATCGACACCGCGCCGGCTGCGACCGCGGCGGTACGCGATCGCGTCCGCGGTGACGGACCGCGCGATCCAAACGGGGGCGGGGCTGTGTTCGGCGCTCAGAGGACGATCGCGACGACGCCGAAGAGGATGAGGACGCCGGTGATGTCACAGATGTTCGTGACGACCGGGATCGTCGTGTCGTCGGGATCGTAGCCGAGCCGGTAGGAGGCGTAGACGGAGGCGGAGCTGACGACGACGACCCAGACGGCCAGCAGCATGCCGCTGACGATCGTGATCACCAGGAGCGTTCCGAGGCCGAGCGTCCCGCCTAACACGTTACCGATCGCCCACGAGGCGAACCCGAGCAGGACGAACACCGTCGCGGCCAGGCCCATGATCGCGCCGACGTTCGCCCGGATGCCGGGGTTTCGCGGGGAGAATTCGAGGGTCCCGAGGTGCAACTGGGTCGAGAGCCGCGCGCACATGATCGAGCCGAGGTTGCCCGCGGTGCCGATCATCACCGGCACGAGGATGAGAAGCGAGGGGTTCTCGAGCAGTTGCTCCTCGTAGCTCTCGAGGACGGTCCCCGAGACCATCTGCAGGATCGACATCGCGACGAGCAGCGGGACGAGCGTCGTCACGATGTTTCGGACCGTCCAGTCGCCGACGAAGTCGTCGTCCAGCTCCTCGCCGCGGAGGACGTCGCCGCCGCTCACAGCACCACCCCGGCGACCCCGATGCCGACCAGCAGGAAGACGACGCCGAAGACGTCGCCGACGGTCGTCACCACCGGCCCGATGACGTTGTCCGGATCGAGTCCCCGCCGGTAGCCCTTAAAGATCACGGTGAGCAACACCCCTAGCATCGCGAACGCGCTCAGTAGCGCGGCGACGAACAGGACGATGAGCAACTCCAGCAGGCTCCCGTTCCGGCCGAGGGCGAGTAAGACGCTCCACGCGAGGACGGCGATGAAGACGGAGACGATCATCCCGTTGAGAAACGACGCGACGATCGCGTTCCTGAGGCGGCCGTTCCACTCGAAGTGCGGGTCGATCAGCCCCTGGTGGAGGCCGCTGGAGAGGCGGGCGCCGAGGGAGCCGTAGACGCCGCCACGAGTCGCGAGAAACGCCGGCAACAACAGCAAGGTACCGGGGACGCTTTCGATCCCCTCGCGCATCGTCTCGGTGCCGAGCAACGTACCCGCGAACAGTCCTGCCACGAGACTGATGATAATGACCGGCAGCGCCTGCCGGTACACACCGAGGGCGGAGTCGTGGCCTGCCATCTATCCGAAGGTGATCCGCCGTCGAGTTAAGTATTGGTTTCCCCGATAGTGTCGGCAGGACCGATCGCGACGGACGCTCGCTCGCGCCGGGACTACCGGATCGCGACCTGTTCTTCGTCGCCGCTGAGATAGATCGTTCCGTCGTCGACCGCGAGGTCGTAGCGGAGATCGCCGTGGCGGTTGGCGAGTTGCGGAACCGCTTCCAGGTGGAGACACCAGCGTTCGCGTCCGCTCTCGAGGTCGAATCCCTTGAGGAACTCCCTGTCACGCTCGTCGAGCGCGACGACGAGCACGGTGTCGCCCGCGATCGTCGGCGTTCCGTACGATTGCGCGTCGTCGCGGACCCAGCGCGTAATCCACCGGTCCTCGGTCGCGTCGACGTCCGTCGCGCGGAGTTCGTTCCCGCCGACGGTCCCGACGAACGTGTCCTGGGCGATAGCGGCCGGGCCGCCGCCCGAAATCGGATTCAGAACGTCACCCGTCGTCGCGTCGACGACCCTCGTCTCGAAGGTCGTCGAGGCGTCGTAGACGAAGACGTAGTTCTCGGTCGCCGCGACGCGAGCGCGCAACGTGCCGTTCGGATGGACCGTCCACAGCGTCTCGCCCGACTCAGGCTCGAGCGCCACGACCTGGCGCTGTTCGGGTGGGGTCCCGACAGTGGCGTAAACCGCGTCGGTCGTGACGGCCAGCGAGTACGCGTGGAACGTATCGTACGACCAGTAGGGGTGATCGCCTTCGTCGATCTCGTCGATGGAGTGGCGTTCCCACCGAACCGAGCCGTCCGCCGGGTCGACCGCGTACAGGCGCTCGTCGTCGGTGGACGCGTAGATCGTTCCGTGCGCGAACTCCGGCTGGTAGACCGTCGGCGAGTCGTCGCCGTCGCCGAACGCCCGCCGCCAGCGAACCTCGCCGGTGTCGGCGTCGAGGGCCGTCAGCGCCTCGCCGCCGACGTAGAGCCAGTCACCCACCACCACCGGCGCGCTGTTCGGCGCGTCGTCGACGCCGAGGTCGTCGCTCGTCCACGCGACCGAGCCGTCCGTCGGATCGAGGGCGCGGATCCTGCCCGTACCGTCGTGACGGTAGACCCGCTCGTCGCCGATCGCGATGCCGTCGCGCGACTCGATGTCGTCGTGTCGCCAGCGAACGGCGTCGGGGGCGTCGGGTTCGTTCGCGGCCGAGACGGCACGGGTGCTTCCGGCGTCGGCTCGGAACGCGTACCAGCCGTCGTGGGGCTCGGCGGTGAACGCAGTGTCGTCGGTCGCTCCGGATCGTTCTTCGTCCGCCTCGGTGTCGTCTCCGCTGCCGGCGCCGATCGTCGCGAACGCACTGCCGGTCAGGAGCGCCGGTCCGGTCGCGATCACTGTCCGTCTGTTTGGGTTCGGCATACGCCGGGTTGCGTGGCCACCCGGTATTGCTATCGTCGTCTTATCACAGTGTTGAATGGAAGCGAACTGTTTTATCTGCGAAACCGTTCGCAATCTATCCGCAACCGTTGCCGCTCGCCGGCGACCCGGGGCCGCTCTACGCCCGTGTGCGCCCTTCGCCGTCGCGTCCGGATTTCGATTCGCGTTCGGAGCTTCCTCGCGACGCGGCGCACCGGCCGAAACCAAACCATTTTTCGATAGCACAACCGCATAATAGACTATGAAACACGTACGCGGCCCGCTCTGTTCGATCGACCTCGGCGACCGCACCGTCGAGACGGAATCGATCGACGACGAACTCGAGTCGTTCATCGGCGGCCGGGCGCTCGGGACGAAGCTGGCGCACGATCGCATCCCGTTCGACGCCGATCCGCTGGGGTCCGAAAACCGGCTCTACCTCGCGACTGGCCCGCTCCAGCACGCGACGATGAGCTTCACCGGACGGATGTCGGCGACGGGCCTCTCGCCGCTGACCGACGGCCTGCTCTCCTCGAATGCCGGTGGCTTCCTGTCGCGGAACTTCACGGCGACGGGCTACAGCGCCGTCGAGATCGCCGGCGAGAGCGACGAGCTCGTGATCGTCCACGTCACGGACGAAGGCGTCGAGTTCGAGGCGGTACCGGAGCTCGAGGGCGCCAAGACGTCCGAGACCTGCGCCTATATCGAGGACGAGCACGGCCTCGGTGACGATCACACGGTCACGATCGGCCCCGCCGGCGAGAACGAGGTGCGCTTCGCCTCGATCATGACCTCGCGCGAGCGGGCGTTCGGCCGCGGCGGCCTCGGCGCGGTCCTCGGGTCGAAGAACGTGAAGGCGATCACGTTCGACGGCGACTCCACCCGCGAGGTCGAGATCCCGCCGCTGCAGATGGACGTCCACCGCGAGGCGGCCCAGTCCGACCACATCATGCGCCGCCAGGGGACCTCGTCGATGACGGAGTTCGCGAACACGGTCGAGGCGCTGCCGACGCGCTATTTCTCGGAGCTCTCCTTCGAGGGCGCCGAGGGGATCAGCGGCGACCGCGTCGAGGAGAAGAAGTACAAGAAAGGGACCTGCTCGGCCTGCGCGTTCGCCTGCAAGCTGCCGACCCGCGACGAGGAGTCGGGTCTCGAGACCGAAGGCCCCGAGTACGAGACCGTGATGGCGTTCGGCTCGAACTCGGGGGTCGACGACATCGTCGACGTGATGCAGTCGAACAAGCGCTGCGACGAACTCGGGCTGGACACCATTTCCTGCGGCGACGTCGTCGCCGCCTACCTCGCCAGCGAGGACGAGTTCGGCAACGTCGAGCTGATCCACGAGACCGTCGAGAAAATCGCCCGCCGCGAGGGGATCGGCGACACGCTCGCCGAGGGCGTCGATCGGTTCCACGACGAACTGGACGTCGAGAACTGGTCCGTCAAGGGCCTCGAGTTCCCCGCCCACGACGGTCGGACGCTCAACGGCCAGGGGCTCGCGTTCGCCACCTCGAACCGCGGCGCCGACCACATGTACGCCGAGTTCTACTCGCTCGAGTACCCCCTCGTCGACGAGTCGAAGGCGGTGAGCAAGAACGGCCTCGAGGGCAAGCCCCCGAAGGTCGTCGAGAAGGAGAACGAGAACGTCATCAAGGACAGCGCCGTCCTCTGTAAGTTCTCGCGGGACTTCGTCTCGCCCGACCGCCTCTCGACGCTGCTCGACGCCGACTACGAGGACCTGCTCGCGGTCGGCGGCCGCGTCGTCGCCCTGGAACGGCACTTCAACAACCAGCGCGGCTTCGACCGCGCGGACGATCGGCTGCCCTACGAGCTGCCGGACTTCGAGGACGCCCTCGACGAGTACTACGCCGAGCGCGGCTGGGACGACGACGGCACGGTTCCCGACAGTCGGTTCGAGGACGCCGGCGGCGTTCCGGCCGACGACTGAGAGGACTGGTTCGTCCGGCGGAGTTAATCGGCGGTCGTCTCCGCCGTCGGCGCGTCCGGCGTGCCGGTCCACAGCCACGTCGCCGCGATCGTCGCCGTGAGCGCGCCCGCGATGGCGACCGCGAGCCACAGCGCCCGATCGAGGCCGTACAGTTCGGCCAGGACGCCCACGACGGCGGGGGCGATCGCGATGCCCGCGTAGGTCGCGCCGGCGGTGAGCGCGGCGAGCGGGCCGCTGTACTCCGGCGCGGCCTCGACCGCGTACGCCGACAGCGTCGGGAAGACGCTGCAGAGCCCGACGCCGGCGACGAAGACGGCCAGGAACAGCGGGGGACCGGCGATCCCGGAGAACGCGATCGCGAGCGCGGGGACCGTCGGGAGGGTCGCGACGAGCAGCAGCGCGAGGTGGGGCACGCGATCGACGAGGACGGTGTAGCCGGCCCGCGCGGGAACGTACGCGAGGAGGTACGTCGACAGGAGCAGGTTCGCCGTCGCGGTCTCGTAGAGGCCGCTCGCGTAGTAGGCGAGCCAGGTGAAGAGGATTCCCTCCACCGAACCAACGAACAGCATTCCGGCGCAGGCGCCGACGACGGCGGGTCGCCGGAGGAGTTCGCGCAGCGCGTCCGTCGACAGCGATCGCTCGGCCGACATCGCAGGGAGGTCGACCCTGCTCGCGACGATCGCGATCGGGACGAAACAGAGCCCGATCGCGAGGAAGACGGCCCGCCAGTCGGCGACGGCCAGCACGGCGCTGACCAGTTGCGGGCCGATGACGGCGCCGACGGCCCACGCGAGCGCGTAGGCGGTGAACACCCGGCCGCGCCGATCGGCGTGGAGATGGCTGAGCACGACCCGATCGAGGCCGCGAAACACGCCCGCGGCGGTTCCCTGGGCCACGAGCGCGAGCAGGAAGA
It includes:
- a CDS encoding MFS transporter, which translates into the protein MDRARIWTLAIFLFVIGDAIAMQARGPILTSLESAFGVSEAALGLVAPAGTAGFVVAIIATGLLAGRLRIRRALLIGVVGVCAALILMAGAPVYALFLLALVAQGTAAGVFRGLDRVVLSHLHADRRGRVFTAYALAWAVGAVIGPQLVSAVLAVADWRAVFLAIGLCFVPIAIVASRVDLPAMSAERSLSTDALRELLRRPAVVGACAGMLFVGSVEGILFTWLAYYASGLYETATANLLLSTYLLAYVPARAGYTVLVDRVPHLALLLVATLPTVPALAIAFSGIAGPPLFLAVFVAGVGLCSVFPTLSAYAVEAAPEYSGPLAALTAGATYAGIAIAPAVVGVLAELYGLDRALWLAVAIAGALTATIAATWLWTGTPDAPTAETTAD
- a CDS encoding magnesium transporter, with product MAGHDSALGVYRQALPVIIISLVAGLFAGTLLGTETMREGIESVPGTLLLLPAFLATRGGVYGSLGARLSSGLHQGLIDPHFEWNGRLRNAIVASFLNGMIVSVFIAVLAWSVLLALGRNGSLLELLIVLFVAALLSAFAMLGVLLTVIFKGYRRGLDPDNVIGPVVTTVGDVFGVVFLLVGIGVAGVVL
- a CDS encoding magnesium transporter — translated: MSGGDVLRGEELDDDFVGDWTVRNIVTTLVPLLVAMSILQMVSGTVLESYEEQLLENPSLLILVPVMIGTAGNLGSIMCARLSTQLHLGTLEFSPRNPGIRANVGAIMGLAATVFVLLGFASWAIGNVLGGTLGLGTLLVITIVSGMLLAVWVVVVSSASVYASYRLGYDPDDTTIPVVTNICDITGVLILFGVVAIVL
- a CDS encoding aldehyde ferredoxin oxidoreductase family protein; protein product: MKHVRGPLCSIDLGDRTVETESIDDELESFIGGRALGTKLAHDRIPFDADPLGSENRLYLATGPLQHATMSFTGRMSATGLSPLTDGLLSSNAGGFLSRNFTATGYSAVEIAGESDELVIVHVTDEGVEFEAVPELEGAKTSETCAYIEDEHGLGDDHTVTIGPAGENEVRFASIMTSRERAFGRGGLGAVLGSKNVKAITFDGDSTREVEIPPLQMDVHREAAQSDHIMRRQGTSSMTEFANTVEALPTRYFSELSFEGAEGISGDRVEEKKYKKGTCSACAFACKLPTRDEESGLETEGPEYETVMAFGSNSGVDDIVDVMQSNKRCDELGLDTISCGDVVAAYLASEDEFGNVELIHETVEKIARREGIGDTLAEGVDRFHDELDVENWSVKGLEFPAHDGRTLNGQGLAFATSNRGADHMYAEFYSLEYPLVDESKAVSKNGLEGKPPKVVEKENENVIKDSAVLCKFSRDFVSPDRLSTLLDADYEDLLAVGGRVVALERHFNNQRGFDRADDRLPYELPDFEDALDEYYAERGWDDDGTVPDSRFEDAGGVPADD
- a CDS encoding PQQ-binding-like beta-propeller repeat protein, with protein sequence MPNPNRRTVIATGPALLTGSAFATIGAGSGDDTEADEERSGATDDTAFTAEPHDGWYAFRADAGSTRAVSAANEPDAPDAVRWRHDDIESRDGIAIGDERVYRHDGTGRIRALDPTDGSVAWTSDDLGVDDAPNSAPVVVGDWLYVGGEALTALDADTGEVRWRRAFGDGDDSPTVYQPEFAHGTIYASTDDERLYAVDPADGSVRWERHSIDEIDEGDHPYWSYDTFHAYSLAVTTDAVYATVGTPPEQRQVVALEPESGETLWTVHPNGTLRARVAATENYVFVYDASTTFETRVVDATTGDVLNPISGGGPAAIAQDTFVGTVGGNELRATDVDATEDRWITRWVRDDAQSYGTPTIAGDTVLVVALDERDREFLKGFDLESGRERWCLHLEAVPQLANRHGDLRYDLAVDDGTIYLSGDEEQVAIR